In Zalophus californianus isolate mZalCal1 chromosome 4, mZalCal1.pri.v2, whole genome shotgun sequence, the following proteins share a genomic window:
- the LOC113911959 gene encoding 60S ribosomal protein L10-like: MRGAFGTPQGTVARVHIGQVIMSIRTKLQNKEHVTEALCRAKFKFPGRQKIHISKKWGFTKFNADEFEDMVAEKWLIPDGCGVKYIPNRGPLDKWRALHS; encoded by the coding sequence ATGCGGGGTGCCTTTGGAACACCCCAGGGCACAGTGGCCAGGGTCCACATTGGCCAAGTCATCATGTCCATCCGTACCAAGCTGCAGAACAAGGAGCATGTGACTGAGGCCCTATGCAGGGCCAAGTTCAAGTTCCCTGGCCGCCAGAAGATCCATATCTCCAAGAAGTGGGGCTTTACTAAGTTTAATGCGGACGAATTTGAAGACATGGTGGCTGAAAAGTGGCTCATCCCAGATGGCTGTGGGGTCAAATACATCCCTAATCGTGGCCCCTTGGACAAAtggagggctctgcactcatga